One part of the Niveispirillum cyanobacteriorum genome encodes these proteins:
- the mutS gene encoding DNA mismatch repair protein MutS yields MMAQYLEIKRQHPGSLLFYRMGDFYELFFDDAVQAAGALDITLTKRGQHQGEDIPMCGVPVHSHEQYLSRLIRAGFRVAICEQTEDPAEAKKRGSKSVVRRDVVRVVTPGTITEDGLLDARANNYLAALAEAAGEGALAWLDLSTGELTLSPVERANLPSLLARLSPGELLLPERLSQVEELSPLWDEWRARLTIQPNARFDSENGRKRLLALYNVGTLDSFGAFGRAEVAAAGALVDYVELTQKGRLPRFDVPRRLAAGQVMEIDPATRRNLELTRTLTGERRGSLLAAIDRTVTGAGARLLAGRLSAPLTDPARIERRLDMVAYLAGETPVRVDIREELRRTPDVERALTRLTLERGSPRDLAAVRDALERAVSLRGRLAYGNGGIGTPLPAGMARIVDGLAGGQGADHEALIALLSRALGPDLPMLARDGGFVAAGYSGPLDELRALRDDSRRHIANLQAQYVDATGIASLKIRHNNVLGYYIEVTAVHADKLMSEKHRADFIHRQTMAGAVRFTTVALSELERKVAEAGDRSLALELEIFGQLVKAVIDLADPIATTARALATLDVTASLADLAVDGGWCRPEMANDLSFDVRGGRHPVVEQALAENGGGPFVANDCDLSPGQRLWLLTGPNMAGKSTFLRQNALIAVLAQMGSYVPARTARIGTVDKLFSRVGAADDLARGRSTFMVEMVETATILNQATRHSLVILDEIGRGTATFDGLSIAWACVEHLHEAARCRGLFATHYHELTALSAKLPDLSCHTMRIKEWRGDVIFLHEVAAGAADRSYGIHVARLAGLPPQVISRAEQVLQILEKGDQASAASRLADDLPLFAAMAAKPAPRQVVSDPEPSLVETELRTINPDELTPRQALDALYRLRGLLA; encoded by the coding sequence ATGATGGCGCAATATCTGGAGATCAAGCGGCAGCATCCTGGCTCGTTGCTGTTCTACCGCATGGGCGATTTCTATGAGCTGTTCTTTGACGACGCGGTGCAGGCGGCGGGGGCGCTCGATATCACCCTGACCAAGCGCGGCCAGCACCAGGGGGAAGACATCCCCATGTGCGGCGTGCCTGTCCATTCCCATGAACAATACCTGTCCCGCCTGATCCGCGCCGGCTTCCGCGTCGCCATCTGTGAACAGACTGAAGACCCCGCAGAAGCGAAGAAGCGTGGCAGCAAGTCGGTGGTGCGCCGCGACGTGGTCCGCGTGGTGACCCCCGGTACCATCACCGAGGATGGGTTGCTGGATGCGCGCGCCAACAATTATCTGGCGGCACTGGCGGAGGCGGCGGGTGAGGGGGCGCTTGCCTGGCTGGACCTGTCCACGGGCGAGTTGACCCTGTCGCCGGTGGAACGTGCCAACCTGCCCTCGCTGCTGGCTCGGCTGTCGCCCGGTGAATTGCTGCTGCCGGAACGGCTGAGCCAGGTGGAGGAGCTGTCGCCGCTCTGGGATGAATGGCGGGCCCGCCTGACCATCCAGCCCAATGCGCGATTCGACAGCGAAAATGGCCGCAAGCGGCTGCTGGCGCTCTATAATGTTGGCACCCTGGACTCGTTCGGCGCCTTTGGCCGGGCGGAGGTGGCGGCTGCCGGTGCCCTGGTCGATTATGTGGAACTGACGCAGAAGGGCCGTCTGCCGCGCTTTGACGTGCCGCGCCGTCTGGCTGCCGGTCAGGTGATGGAGATCGACCCCGCTACCCGCCGCAACCTGGAGCTGACCCGCACCCTGACCGGTGAACGGCGCGGCAGCCTGCTGGCCGCCATCGACCGCACTGTGACAGGGGCTGGTGCCCGGTTGCTGGCCGGACGGCTGTCGGCCCCGCTGACCGATCCGGCGCGCATTGAGCGGCGGCTGGACATGGTGGCCTACTTGGCTGGCGAAACGCCCGTGCGCGTTGATATCCGTGAGGAATTGCGCCGCACGCCGGATGTGGAGCGCGCCCTGACCCGCCTGACCCTGGAACGGGGCAGCCCGCGCGATCTGGCCGCCGTGCGCGATGCGCTGGAACGGGCCGTGTCCCTGCGCGGGCGTCTGGCCTATGGCAATGGTGGCATCGGCACGCCCCTGCCGGCGGGCATGGCCCGGATTGTCGATGGTCTGGCGGGTGGGCAGGGGGCTGATCATGAGGCGCTGATCGCCCTGCTGTCGCGGGCGCTGGGCCCTGATCTGCCCATGCTGGCCCGCGATGGCGGCTTCGTCGCGGCGGGATATTCTGGTCCGCTGGATGAATTGCGGGCGCTGCGCGATGATAGCCGCCGCCACATCGCCAACCTTCAGGCCCAATATGTGGATGCCACGGGTATCGCCTCCCTGAAGATCCGGCACAATAATGTTCTGGGCTATTATATCGAGGTCACGGCAGTTCATGCCGACAAGCTGATGTCGGAAAAGCACCGGGCCGATTTCATCCATCGCCAGACCATGGCGGGGGCCGTGCGTTTCACTACCGTCGCCCTGTCGGAACTGGAACGCAAGGTTGCGGAGGCCGGTGACCGGTCCCTGGCGCTGGAGTTGGAGATTTTCGGGCAGCTGGTGAAGGCGGTCATCGATCTTGCCGACCCTATCGCCACCACCGCCCGGGCACTGGCCACCCTGGATGTCACCGCGTCGCTGGCCGATCTTGCGGTCGATGGTGGTTGGTGTCGGCCGGAAATGGCCAACGACCTGTCCTTTGACGTGCGTGGCGGGCGGCATCCCGTGGTCGAACAGGCATTGGCGGAAAATGGTGGCGGGCCGTTCGTGGCGAACGATTGCGACCTGTCGCCGGGGCAGCGCCTGTGGCTGCTGACCGGTCCCAACATGGCGGGTAAATCAACCTTCCTGCGCCAGAACGCCCTGATCGCGGTGCTGGCGCAGATGGGGTCGTACGTGCCCGCCCGTACGGCCCGCATCGGCACCGTGGACAAGCTGTTCAGCCGTGTGGGTGCCGCCGATGATCTGGCGCGCGGGCGCTCCACCTTTATGGTGGAGATGGTGGAAACCGCCACCATCCTGAACCAGGCGACCCGCCATTCGCTGGTGATCCTGGACGAGATCGGGCGCGGCACGGCCACCTTCGACGGTCTGTCCATCGCCTGGGCCTGTGTGGAACATCTGCACGAGGCGGCGCGCTGCCGCGGCCTTTTCGCCACGCATTATCATGAACTGACGGCCCTGTCGGCCAAACTGCCCGACCTGTCCTGTCACACGATGCGGATCAAGGAATGGCGGGGCGATGTCATCTTCCTGCATGAGGTGGCCGCCGGTGCCGCCGACCGGTCCTATGGCATCCATGTCGCGCGTCTGGCCGGGCTGCCGCCACAGGTCATTTCGCGCGCGGAACAGGTGTTGCAAATCCTGGAGAAGGGCGATCAGGCCAGTGCCGCCAGCCGGCTTGCCGATGATCTTCCCCTGTTCGCCGCCATGGCCGCGAAACCCGCTCCGCGTCAGGTCGTTTCGGATCCGGAACCATCGCTGGTGGAGACGGAACTGCGCACTATCAACCCGGATGAGCTGACACCGCGTCAGGCGCTGGACGCGCTTTATAGGTTACGCGGGTTGCTGGCCTGA
- a CDS encoding HlyD family secretion protein: MNRKIALALAVPLLLAGTYGGWHWWSVARFQETTDNAYVEADITMISPRVEGYVGVVEVVENQMVQAGDVLLRLDDRDLAAKADQARARRDAAAAAIANIDSRLTLSGALIRQADAGVAAAQAEQRRAGADAQRYSALARSEFASQQKLATTQADAQKAGAALIKAQAALTAERDQLSVLSTERAKAEAALEEANAALALAENDLEKSVIRAPIAGVVGSSGARVGQFVKAGTQLMALVPVQDAYITANFKETQIGRLRVGQPVELSIDAYPGIKVEGRIDSLSPASGAQFSLLPPENATGNFTKIVQRVPVRVALPKDGPLAGRLRPGLSVEVSVDTRNDGRDLIGIAKADTAIPQQVAVRP, from the coding sequence ATGAACAGGAAGATCGCCTTGGCGTTGGCCGTGCCGCTGCTGCTTGCCGGTACCTATGGCGGCTGGCATTGGTGGTCCGTGGCGCGGTTCCAGGAGACGACGGACAACGCCTATGTCGAGGCCGACATCACCATGATCAGCCCGCGCGTCGAAGGCTATGTCGGCGTGGTGGAGGTGGTGGAGAACCAGATGGTGCAGGCCGGCGATGTGCTGTTGCGCCTGGATGACCGCGACTTGGCGGCCAAGGCCGATCAGGCCCGCGCCCGCCGCGATGCCGCCGCCGCTGCCATTGCCAATATCGACAGCCGCCTGACCCTGTCCGGCGCTCTGATCCGTCAGGCCGATGCCGGTGTCGCCGCCGCCCAGGCCGAGCAGCGCCGGGCCGGTGCGGATGCGCAGCGCTATAGCGCCCTGGCCCGGAGCGAATTCGCCAGCCAGCAGAAACTGGCCACCACCCAGGCCGACGCGCAGAAGGCGGGCGCCGCCCTGATCAAGGCCCAGGCCGCCTTAACGGCGGAACGCGATCAATTGTCGGTTCTGTCCACCGAACGTGCTAAGGCCGAAGCCGCACTGGAGGAGGCGAATGCTGCACTGGCGCTGGCGGAGAATGACCTGGAGAAAAGCGTGATCCGCGCCCCCATCGCTGGCGTGGTCGGCAGTTCCGGCGCGCGGGTGGGACAGTTCGTGAAGGCCGGGACACAGCTGATGGCCTTGGTGCCCGTTCAGGACGCCTATATCACTGCCAATTTCAAGGAGACCCAGATTGGCCGCCTGCGCGTGGGCCAGCCTGTGGAACTGTCCATTGATGCCTATCCGGGCATAAAGGTTGAGGGCCGCATCGACAGCCTGTCGCCCGCATCGGGCGCGCAGTTCAGCCTGCTGCCGCCGGAGAATGCCACCGGCAACTTTACCAAGATCGTGCAGCGCGTGCCCGTGCGCGTGGCGCTGCCCAAGGATGGGCCGCTGGCTGGCCGTCTGCGCCCTGGCCTGTCGGTGGAGGTCAGCGTGGATACGCGCAATGACGGGCGTGACCTTATCGGCATCGCCAAGGCCGACACGGCCATTCCCCAGCAGGTCGCGGTGCGGCCATGA
- a CDS encoding DHA2 family efflux MFS transporter permease subunit, whose product MSSTAATLDMTPAVEPPPITAGISKRTLVGFVAMVFGMFMAILDIQIVASSLRQIQAGVAASADEIVWVQTSYLIAEVVMIPLSGYLTRLLSTRVLFTVAALGFTITSMLCAQSSSLEELVLWRTLQGFIGGGMIPTVFATSFTAFPPARRAPVTVVIGLVATLGPTVGPTLGGFLTEQFSWHWLFMINLLPGLAVAAIVWTCIDIDKPNVSLLKGIDLPGIALMALFLASLDYVIEEGAREQWFQDETIRDFALLALIAGIGFFWRVLTYEKAIVDLSALRNVNFAMGSIYGFIIGIGLYGSVYMLPLYLGQVRGLNAQQIGSTMVVTGICQFLSSPIAGVLSSKMDVRKVLAIGFTLLATSFYISVPVTADWQFDQLLVPQMIRGVGLMFCIIPITSLAMGTLPAHQVPNASGLFNLMRNLGGAFGLAGINTLITERMAQHGRVLYDWIDPTRPEVQNFLSGVGARVADATGADPATAGLPVLAATIQKQVTVMTFSDLFLAMGVVFTLALLTLPFVKRPVMRGAADLGGH is encoded by the coding sequence ATGAGCAGCACCGCCGCCACGCTGGACATGACCCCGGCAGTTGAGCCGCCGCCCATCACGGCGGGCATATCGAAGCGGACCCTGGTCGGCTTCGTCGCCATGGTGTTCGGCATGTTCATGGCCATCCTGGATATCCAGATCGTGGCCAGCAGCCTGCGCCAGATTCAGGCCGGCGTGGCGGCCAGTGCGGATGAGATTGTTTGGGTCCAGACCAGCTACCTGATCGCCGAGGTGGTGATGATCCCGCTGTCGGGTTACCTGACGCGGCTGTTGTCGACCCGCGTGCTGTTCACGGTGGCGGCGCTGGGCTTCACCATCACCAGCATGCTGTGCGCCCAATCCTCCTCGCTGGAGGAACTGGTGCTGTGGCGCACCTTGCAGGGCTTTATCGGCGGCGGCATGATCCCGACCGTCTTTGCCACCAGCTTTACCGCCTTTCCCCCGGCCCGCCGCGCGCCCGTGACCGTGGTCATCGGTCTTGTAGCCACCCTGGGCCCCACGGTCGGACCGACGCTGGGCGGCTTCCTGACGGAACAGTTCTCGTGGCACTGGCTGTTCATGATCAATCTGTTGCCGGGCCTGGCCGTGGCGGCCATTGTCTGGACCTGCATCGATATCGACAAGCCGAACGTCTCCCTGCTGAAAGGCATCGACCTGCCCGGCATCGCCCTTATGGCCCTGTTCCTGGCCAGCCTGGATTACGTCATCGAGGAAGGCGCGCGGGAGCAGTGGTTTCAGGATGAGACGATCCGCGATTTCGCCCTGCTGGCCCTGATCGCCGGGATCGGCTTCTTCTGGCGGGTCCTGACCTATGAAAAGGCCATTGTCGACCTGAGCGCCCTGCGCAATGTCAATTTCGCCATGGGCTCCATCTATGGCTTCATCATCGGCATCGGTCTGTACGGTTCGGTCTATATGCTGCCGCTCTATCTGGGGCAGGTGCGCGGCCTGAATGCACAGCAGATCGGGTCGACCATGGTGGTGACGGGCATCTGTCAGTTCCTGTCATCGCCCATTGCCGGCGTGCTGTCGTCCAAGATGGATGTGCGCAAGGTGCTGGCCATCGGCTTCACCCTGTTGGCCACCAGCTTTTACATCTCCGTTCCCGTCACCGCCGACTGGCAGTTCGACCAGCTGCTGGTGCCGCAGATGATCCGGGGTGTGGGCCTGATGTTCTGCATCATTCCCATCACGTCGCTGGCCATGGGTACCCTGCCGGCGCATCAGGTGCCCAATGCCTCGGGCCTGTTCAACCTGATGCGTAATCTGGGCGGGGCCTTTGGCCTTGCTGGGATCAACACATTGATCACAGAGCGTATGGCCCAACATGGCCGCGTGCTTTATGACTGGATCGACCCGACCCGGCCCGAGGTGCAGAACTTCCTGTCCGGCGTCGGGGCGCGGGTGGCGGATGCCACGGGGGCCGATCCGGCCACCGCTGGTCTGCCGGTGCTGGCCGCGACCATTCAGAAACAGGTGACGGTGATGACCTTCTCCGACCTGTTCCTGGCCATGGGCGTGGTCTTCACACTGGCGCTGCTAACCCTGCCTTTTGTGAAGCGGCCCGTGATGCGCGGCGCTGCCGATCTGGGCGGGCATTGA
- a CDS encoding TetR/AcrR family transcriptional regulator has translation MTVSMVVADDIREGRRGAGRPLDMTKRDAILDAAEDVFAREGYGASMDRVAEVAGVSKQTIYKHFSAKDRLFDAMVVRRSERMTEPVTMGDPAAPPAEVLTNLGLRFLELMVEGQLNCLLRTMLSAGAQSEMSGHFYQTGPAVSLSRLGSYLKRQHDEGRLSIPDPMLAAEQFFGLMNGHVQLRGLLGVLPAMGDAERQARVDAAVRVFMAAYGR, from the coding sequence ATGACGGTGAGCATGGTGGTGGCTGACGACATACGCGAAGGGCGCCGGGGGGCCGGACGGCCCCTGGACATGACCAAACGCGACGCCATCCTGGACGCCGCCGAGGATGTCTTTGCCCGTGAAGGCTATGGCGCCAGCATGGACCGCGTGGCCGAGGTGGCGGGCGTGTCCAAGCAGACCATCTACAAGCATTTCTCCGCCAAGGACCGGCTGTTCGATGCCATGGTGGTGCGCCGGTCGGAGCGCATGACCGAACCGGTCACCATGGGCGATCCCGCCGCCCCGCCGGCAGAGGTGCTGACCAATCTGGGCCTGCGCTTTCTGGAACTGATGGTGGAGGGGCAGCTAAACTGTCTGCTGCGCACCATGCTATCGGCGGGGGCCCAGAGCGAGATGTCCGGTCATTTCTATCAAACCGGTCCCGCCGTCTCCCTCTCCCGTCTGGGTTCCTATCTGAAGCGCCAGCATGATGAGGGGCGGTTATCCATCCCCGATCCGATGCTGGCCGCGGAACAGTTTTTTGGCCTGATGAACGGGCATGTCCAGTTGCGCGGCCTGCTGGGTGTCCTGCCCGCGATGGGTGACGCAGAGCGGCAGGCGCGGGTGGACGCGGCGGTTCGGGTCTTCATGGCCGCCTATGGGCGCTGA
- a CDS encoding MarR family winged helix-turn-helix transcriptional regulator, producing MAVTTMPTNPGTAAWHPETLDPLVRVLEALRTLDPDLPIQYALSFLTIAQNEGLSIRDLSERLGIAQSSASRNVAALSKWHSFGKAGHDLVQAEEDPRERRRKIITLTDRGRELAAQLSDLIQPHKSPTLRRTA from the coding sequence ATGGCCGTCACCACGATGCCTACCAATCCAGGGACCGCCGCATGGCATCCTGAAACGCTGGACCCGCTGGTCCGCGTTCTGGAAGCGCTCCGCACGCTGGATCCCGACCTGCCCATCCAATATGCGCTGTCATTCCTGACCATCGCGCAGAATGAGGGGCTGTCGATCCGCGACCTGTCGGAGCGTCTGGGCATCGCCCAATCCTCTGCCTCCCGCAACGTGGCCGCCTTGTCGAAGTGGCACAGCTTCGGCAAGGCCGGTCACGATCTGGTGCAGGCGGAGGAAGACCCGCGTGAACGCCGGCGCAAGATCATCACCCTGACCGACCGGGGCCGGGAACTGGCGGCACAGCTGTCCGACCTGATCCAGCCCCACAAAAGTCCGACCTTGCGTCGCACCGCCTGA
- a CDS encoding bluetail domain-containing putative surface protein — translation MVKTSAQAGKLSAAEVVAIARSNLGLAVGAAADMDFVREVATIAEGANNSFFVTDGEIRGSVLAAVRYELINARAQNDHWLLAGAFVGTPPDNWTSGLRAGDIVRLNWTTGTGAAETDHTFIVTGTVDGGLTLIDNRGRGNITAESTLTTTALAAMAPNEVVIYRLRAEFEAGKGTAAADRLTIGANGSASVDGGNGNDAITGGAFADLLIGGAGNDVLVGAGGSDLLRGGLGVDEMQGGIGNDHYEVDATTDKVAENAGEGTDTVYTLVSYTLPDNVENLVITGVASQTATGNALDNIIWGYNGNDTLLGGAGNDALSGGTGNDLLNGGTGADVMAGGTGNDAYVVDDEGDQVTELNLGGTDEVQTTLSTYRLGTYVENLTYKGSAVFTGLGNTLANKITGGAGADTLDGGSGNDTLIGGAGNDVYIVDASGDVVTEAAGGGIDTVMSGIVRYSLGAEVENLTYTGRDGFTGTGNALNNIITGGDGADRLNGGNGNDTLIGGTGVDTLVGSSGVDVLTGGADKDLFQYASVIESRGTGTLTATIMDRITDLDLGTTGGDWQDRIDLPFTVKTVLEGTTALTGTSLAAAIFTLFSTGPLAKTTVTAGLFSYGEQTYLIVTGATAGSVFSTDDFIVNITGFTGTLDMGDLI, via the coding sequence ATGGTCAAGACCAGCGCGCAGGCAGGCAAGCTGAGCGCAGCTGAGGTCGTGGCCATTGCCCGGTCAAACCTGGGGCTGGCCGTGGGTGCCGCCGCCGATATGGATTTCGTCCGCGAGGTTGCGACCATCGCCGAAGGGGCCAACAATTCCTTCTTCGTGACCGATGGCGAAATACGGGGCAGCGTGCTGGCCGCCGTGCGCTATGAATTGATCAATGCCCGTGCCCAGAATGACCACTGGCTGCTGGCCGGTGCCTTTGTGGGCACCCCGCCGGACAATTGGACCAGCGGCCTACGCGCCGGCGACATTGTGCGCCTGAACTGGACGACCGGCACCGGTGCCGCCGAAACCGACCACACCTTCATCGTGACGGGCACGGTGGATGGCGGCCTGACGCTGATCGATAATCGCGGACGCGGCAATATCACGGCTGAATCCACACTGACCACCACCGCCCTGGCCGCCATGGCCCCGAACGAGGTGGTGATCTACCGTCTGCGGGCGGAGTTTGAGGCCGGCAAGGGTACGGCAGCCGCCGACCGCTTGACCATCGGCGCCAACGGCTCTGCCTCCGTCGATGGCGGCAATGGCAATGATGCCATCACCGGCGGCGCCTTCGCCGATCTGCTGATCGGCGGGGCCGGCAATGATGTGCTGGTGGGGGCCGGCGGTTCCGATCTGCTGCGCGGCGGGCTAGGCGTTGACGAGATGCAGGGCGGCATCGGCAACGACCATTATGAGGTGGATGCCACCACCGACAAGGTCGCGGAAAATGCCGGGGAAGGCACCGACACGGTTTACACCCTGGTCAGCTATACGTTGCCCGACAATGTCGAGAATCTGGTGATCACCGGCGTGGCCAGTCAGACCGCTACCGGCAACGCGCTGGACAACATCATCTGGGGCTATAATGGCAATGACACGCTGCTGGGTGGGGCCGGCAATGACGCGCTGTCGGGCGGTACCGGCAACGATCTGCTGAACGGTGGCACCGGTGCCGATGTGATGGCCGGCGGGACCGGCAATGATGCCTATGTGGTCGATGATGAAGGCGATCAGGTCACTGAACTGAACCTGGGCGGCACGGACGAGGTGCAGACCACGCTTTCCACCTATCGCCTGGGCACCTATGTCGAGAACCTGACCTATAAGGGTAGTGCCGTCTTTACCGGGCTCGGCAACACGCTGGCCAACAAGATCACGGGTGGAGCCGGGGCTGACACTCTGGATGGCGGTAGCGGCAATGACACGCTGATCGGCGGGGCCGGCAACGATGTCTATATCGTCGATGCCAGCGGCGATGTGGTGACGGAGGCGGCGGGCGGCGGCATCGATACCGTGATGAGCGGGATTGTCCGTTACAGCCTGGGGGCCGAGGTTGAGAACCTCACCTATACCGGCCGGGATGGCTTTACCGGCACCGGCAATGCGCTAAACAATATCATCACGGGCGGTGATGGCGCCGACCGCTTGAATGGCGGCAACGGCAATGACACGCTGATCGGTGGCACGGGCGTCGATACGCTGGTGGGCAGCAGTGGTGTCGATGTGCTGACGGGCGGGGCGGACAAGGATTTGTTCCAATATGCCTCCGTCATTGAAAGCCGGGGCACCGGCACCCTGACCGCGACCATCATGGACCGGATTACCGATCTTGACCTCGGCACCACCGGTGGCGACTGGCAGGACCGGATCGACCTTCCCTTCACCGTGAAAACCGTGCTGGAGGGCACCACGGCGCTGACCGGTACCAGCCTGGCGGCCGCCATCTTCACCCTGTTCTCCACCGGTCCCCTTGCCAAGACCACCGTGACGGCGGGCCTGTTCAGCTATGGCGAGCAGACCTACCTGATCGTCACCGGCGCCACCGCCGGCTCGGTCTTCAGCACCGACGATTTCATCGTCAACATCACCGGCTTTACCGGCACGCTGGATATGGGTGATCTGATCTGA
- a CDS encoding spore coat protein U domain-containing protein, with protein MTKFFAKTAAAALIASAIVAPAMAQNASGTIQLKGNVALSCTIAVQDLNQSLALKAGETAKTVGSVTETCNSGSGYKITLASANAGKLKSGNFTIDYQVNYDGQGGALTSQMVVDRATAQFGKKSDLKVTIAASDQYIAGDYADTVTVTIAAK; from the coding sequence ATGACCAAGTTCTTCGCCAAGACCGCCGCCGCCGCCCTGATCGCTTCTGCCATTGTCGCCCCCGCCATGGCCCAGAACGCGTCCGGCACGATCCAGCTGAAGGGCAATGTCGCTCTGTCCTGCACCATCGCCGTCCAGGACCTGAACCAGTCGCTGGCCCTGAAGGCCGGCGAAACTGCCAAGACGGTCGGTTCGGTCACCGAGACCTGCAATTCCGGCTCCGGCTACAAGATCACGCTGGCCTCGGCCAATGCCGGCAAGCTGAAGTCCGGCAACTTCACCATCGATTATCAGGTGAACTATGACGGCCAGGGCGGCGCGCTGACCAGCCAGATGGTCGTTGACCGGGCCACGGCTCAGTTCGGCAAGAAGTCCGACCTGAAGGTCACCATCGCCGCCTCCGACCAGTACATCGCCGGCGACTATGCCGACACCGTCACCGTCACCATCGCCGCCAAGTAA
- a CDS encoding metallophosphoesterase family protein: MRFLHAADIHLDSPLLGLAARAGDRAEMLVGATRRALVRLVDLAVEEQVAFLIIAGDLYDGDWRDFMTGLFFAEQMARLERAGIPVYLLRGNHDAESTMTRRLSLPPNVHVFDHRKPQSFRLDELGVALHGRSFHTRDVTDNLVPSYPAPVAGLLNIGVLHTALEGKPPHARYAPCSPADLKAKGYDYWALGHVHERAVIDRDPWIIFPGNLQGRHANETGPKGATLVTVAAGRITDAAHVVLDDVRWVRVAVALDGAEGERDLADRIAAALDAARTDAGDRTLVVRLALTGATALHRRLKADPVWLSAEAEQAAARAGGDIWIERIVTDTHDPARGAAPTGDALAELTAVLAALKNDEQALSPLLDDIAQLKARLPERALTDLGLEDEGALAALLEDAEALLLDRLSAGEG; the protein is encoded by the coding sequence ATGCGCTTCTTGCACGCCGCCGACATCCATCTGGACAGCCCCCTTTTGGGCCTTGCTGCACGCGCCGGGGACCGGGCGGAAATGCTGGTGGGCGCCACGCGCCGGGCGCTGGTGCGGCTGGTTGATCTGGCGGTGGAGGAACAGGTCGCCTTCCTGATCATCGCGGGCGACCTTTATGATGGCGACTGGCGCGATTTCATGACGGGGCTGTTTTTTGCCGAACAGATGGCCCGCCTGGAAAGGGCCGGCATTCCCGTTTATCTGCTGCGCGGCAACCATGATGCCGAAAGCACGATGACTAGGCGGCTGTCGCTGCCGCCCAATGTGCATGTCTTTGATCACCGCAAGCCGCAGAGTTTCCGGCTGGATGAACTGGGTGTGGCGCTGCATGGCCGCAGCTTCCATACCCGTGATGTCACCGACAATCTGGTGCCCTCATATCCGGCCCCTGTTGCCGGCCTTCTGAATATCGGCGTGTTACATACGGCGTTGGAGGGCAAGCCGCCGCACGCCCGTTACGCCCCCTGTTCGCCCGCCGATCTGAAGGCCAAGGGCTATGATTACTGGGCGCTGGGCCATGTGCATGAACGGGCCGTGATCGACCGCGATCCCTGGATCATCTTCCCCGGCAATCTGCAGGGCCGCCACGCCAATGAGACGGGACCGAAGGGCGCCACGCTGGTCACGGTGGCGGCGGGCCGGATCACCGATGCCGCACATGTGGTGCTGGATGATGTGCGCTGGGTGCGGGTTGCGGTGGCGCTGGACGGTGCGGAGGGGGAGCGGGATCTGGCCGACCGCATCGCCGCCGCTCTGGACGCGGCACGGACCGATGCCGGTGACCGCACGCTGGTGGTACGTCTAGCCCTGACGGGCGCCACGGCCCTGCACCGACGGTTGAAGGCCGATCCCGTCTGGCTGTCGGCTGAGGCGGAACAGGCGGCGGCGCGTGCAGGTGGGGATATCTGGATCGAACGCATCGTCACAGATACGCATGATCCGGCGCGCGGCGCGGCGCCCACGGGCGATGCGCTGGCCGAACTGACCGCCGTGCTGGCCGCGCTGAAGAATGATGAACAGGCGCTGTCGCCGCTGCTGGACGACATCGCACAGTTGAAGGCGCGCCTGCCGGAACGCGCCTTGACCGATCTGGGGCTGGAGGACGAGGGCGCGTTGGCGGCGTTGCTGGAGGATGCAGAGGCGTTGCTGCTGGACCGGCTGTCGGCGGGGGAAGGCTGA